The nucleotide window TTGCATGTATTATTTGTACTTTAAATATTCCACCCATGAAATAAATATTTAAGTTTTTATTTTTTGTTATTGGGGATTTTAAGATTTTTATCTTGGTTGTGAAGGTGCTTGGACCATAATCTTTATCTCCATTGAATTTAGCTATTATTGAGTATTGTCCAGGTTTTTGTTTGAGAAGTATAGTAGCATAGCCATATTTGTCTGTTTTTAGGTTGTATTTTTTATTTTTGATTGTGATTTGAAGATTTTTATAAATTAAAGGTTTTCCTTGGTAGTCTGTTAATTTTACCTTATATTTTGTCCCATCATTATAAAACATATACACATTATTAGAATTTAAATAAGAATCACCAGTAATAATTAAATCATTAGTCAAATCATTACCATCTTTTTTATAAATCATTTTAATAGTGTGTTTTCCACTGTTTAAATTAAAAAAAGTAATATTCTTATTTATCCCACTATTAAGGATTTTATTACCATTTTCATAGTAATCAACATTGTAATTATTTTTTTCGTAGTAAATTAAGTTATTAACAGTAACAGTGTTTGTATTTTTAGGACGAAATACACTAAAAGTACAAGCAAATATATCACCTGACTTAAACCAGTAAATAACATTACCTTTAAATTTAGCATGGTTATTAACAAAAGAACAACTACTTAATTTACCATTATCACCCCCCCCCCCACCAACGAACAGCACCACCATCCTCCTGGGCAGTATTATTATTAAAAGAACAACCACTTAAAAAACCATTATCACCATACCAAGAAACAGCACCACCATAATCAGCATGATTATTATTAAAAGAACAACCATTTAACTTACCATTATTCCAAGCCCAATAAACAGCACCACCATACCCTCGGGCAGTATTATTATTAAAAGAACAACCATTTAACTTACCATTATTACCAGTCCAATAAACAGCACCACCATGCTCGGCAGTATTATTATTAAAAGAACAACCACTTAAAAAACCATTAGCACCATGCCAATGAACAGCACCACCATAATAAGCAGTATTATTATTAAAAGAACAACCACTTAAAAAACCATTAGCACCATACCAATAAACAGCACCACCATACCCTCGGGCAGTATTATTATTAAAAGAACAACCACTTAAAAAACCATTATCACCCCCCCAACGAACAGCACCACCATAATTATTGGCTTTGTTGTTGTTGAAATAGCAGTGGCTTATTTTACCATTAGTTCCATGTAAGTAAACAACACCTCCTAATTTTGTGCCTTGGTTGTTGTTGAAAGAGCAATATTGTAAATTAGCGTAGTCTCCATACCAATCTATAGCACTGCCCCAGTCGGTGTCTGTGTTTTTTGCGTTTATGAATTTTATATTTTTTATTGTGACGTGTTTTCCATCTATTTTAAGTATTCTTGTTGCTAATTTTCCATCTATTATGTGATTTTTCCCATCTATAGTTATAGATTTGCCAATGAATATTGGAGAATCACCTGTAGTGTATGTATAGTCCTTGTTTAAAGTTATTGTATCTCCAATATGAGCATTGTTTATTATGTTTTGTAAATCTTTAAAAGTAGATGATGAGGCTTTTAAAGTATTATTCGACTCAGAATTGCCTAAAACACTATTATCTATATCTTGTATTTCCAAATAGTTACTATTTTCCTCATTTAAACCAATATCCCCAGTTACATTATCTTCTGCCGAAACTGTAGAAACAGTTAAAAATACAAAAAACAATAAAAATATTAAAATTTTACTAAAATTTTTAAACATTTTAAAAACTCCTCCATTTATTTTACCTAAAACCCTAAAAAAACTTATTAATAAATTATTTATTAAGCAATAACATTTATTTCTTACTTAATATACCCTAATTCAAAAGTTTTAATAGGATTTTCTTATATATGAAAAAAATAATACTCTCAATTCAAAAAAAAGAACTATTTATTATTTAATACTAAAGCCAAATATTTTATCATATTACATTAAATGAACATAATTACATTAAATAAATAATAATTCAATTTTATTTTTAGAAAGTACTATTTTACAATAAAAAATTATATAGATAATCATATAAATAATTAACTGATATCATTATTTTATGGAGGAGGGGTGGACTCAATTTTGTTAGCTCTTATTTTTCGTTTTTTTCAATCCAACCTCCTCTTTGACACATTACCCAACTGAAAAAATATTCATCCCAACACTCCAAATTTCTTTTTACACACATTTCAGGCATTAAATTTCAAAATGTAATTTTTTCTATTTAATATGTTAATACAATCTAATTTTCCTTTGTGTCTTTTTAAAAGGAACAATACAAATTTTTTTATATTATTAGAACTTTGTAGAAAACATAGTAAAATTTGGACTAACATCAAAATTTTTTTACCATTTTAATCAAAAAAACACATTATTTATTATGAAATTTCACTTTGATGTAAAAAAATATATTGCTTGTATTTTTATTAAACTTGGAATTATATTTAATAAAGTTAAAATAAAAATATAATAAAATAGAGAATAATTATTAGTATAAAACAAAAATAAATCATTTTTCGTATTATTTATTTGAATTCAAGGCATTTAAGTCTTTTTGAAATTGGTCTTGATGTTGATGAAAAATTTTTAGACGTACATTCGCTGAGAAAAAATAACAATGATGAATTATACTTTTAAAATTCACTGAATTAATGTATAATACGCTCGATTGACTTTTAGTAATCATTCCAGTGAGTATAGTATCTAATTTATATACTCAATAAGAAACAATTTTTTATAAAAAATTAAATTTGACAGACACCCAACAATAAAATATTTAATAAAAGACAATGGTAAAAGTAAAAATAAGAAAAATTAAATTTTTTTCAATTTTTCACGATATCTGTCAATTGTTGAAGAAGAATAATCAATATTTAGATAATGCGAAGTTAATTTTTTATTATCATCAAAATCTTTCAATTGTTTCCTATTAAGACTTTCAATTTCTTGATTTAGCCTATTTATTTTAGCATCAAAAGCCATTTCGAATTTTTTCATTGATTTATAAGTATTTTTAGAAATTTTTTCAAGTTCTTTATCTAAATCAAACCCTTCTTTAGACACATTAAACACCTACATTTCAATAATAGGTAATTGAATTTCTGTTACAAACTCTTTTTCATCATCACAATTGTAAAAACTTTTAATTAAAACTTCTTTAGGAGATCCAATAATATCATAATTGTTTTTTTGAGAAATTTCAACTAATTCTTTATAAGTATCTAAAATATTATCAATTGACCCATAATGCCTTCCAGATAAAACTTTGTGTTCAAATAAATCTACAACACGAATAATATCTTTTTCATCAACATCTTCTTCAAGGACAATACCTACATCAAATACAGCATCCCCTTCATTTACATCATGTCTTGGAGAGTAATATACAATAAATGGTTCTCCATTTGTTTTAATTTCTTCAGCATCAACCCAACCAACTAATTTAGAAACTAAAATATCTAAATCTTCAATTGGACCTTTGTAATTAATAACAGCTAATTTTTGATCAGGAATAATTTTTACTTCACTATCCATTCTTACACCTTATAATATATATCTAAAAATAACAATTAAAAAATATTTTTAATTAAATAAATAAACTTCAACATTTTCTCCTTCATCTAAAATTTCAACAGATTTTGGAACTTTCACATAACCATCTGCTGTTGAAAGTGAAAATATTGCACCAGAGTCCTTAAATATAGGATGAACATTTTCACCATCCACTTTAACAAGCTGATATTGCATACGACCCACAGGAGAATGAATTCTTCTAGTCATTTTACCTTTAACTATTTTATTCTCAAATTCTTTATTAATTCCAGACAATTTAGTTAATGCTTGAGCTACAAATACATTAAATATCATCAAAGCAGAAACTGGATTACCTGGAAGGCCAATAACAACTTTACCATTAACTACAGCAACAATAGTGGGTTTACCAGGCTGAACAGAAATTCCATGAACATATACTTCACCTAATTCATCTAAAACTGTTCTCATTACATCCCCTTGACCTGCAGAAGTCCCACCAGAACAGAGTAAAATATCTACTTCATCTAAAGCATTAATAATATTTTCTTTAACTAATTTATAATCATCCTGAACAATACCTAAAAACTCTGCATTAGCACCACATGAAATTGCAGCATTTTTAATCATGTTTCCATTAACATCATAAATTTTACCATGCGTTAATTCTTCACTTTGCATTGTAACTTCATTTCCAGAAGATATTACACCAACAGTAGGTTTTTTAAAAACTTCAATATTCTCAAAACCTTGTGAAAGTAAAACACCAATTTTACCCGGATTTAAAAAATCGCCTTTTTTAAGAATTAAATTTCCCTCTTTAATATCAGATCCTTTACTTGCAACATCTTGAGATGGAGTGGCGGTTGTTAATAAATTAACTTTATCATCAAATTTTTCACAATATTCAACCATCACAATTGCATCAGAGCCTTCAGGAAGTGCAGCTCCAGTGCTTATTTCAATACATTTTCCTTTTTCAACAACTTTATCAGTAGTTGAACCTGCTTCTAAAAAATCAATTACATCTAATGTGTTTGGATTTTCTTCACTAGCTCCAAAGCTATCTTCTGAGAGAATCGCAAATCCATCTTTTAATGCTTTATCAAAAGGAGGAAAATCTATTCTACTATAAACATCTTCATATAATATTCTACCGTAAGCTTCACTACATGATATTTCTTCACTTAAAAAGTTATAATTTTCATCAAATAAATCTTGAATTATATTTAATGCATCATCACATTCTTTAATTTTTAAAAATTCAACTCCCATAATATCTCCTTTAAATAAAATCCAATAAGTTAATATATATATTATTTATAAATATATAAATAATTTAATATTATGTACGATAATGAGTAGATAAGCTATTGAAACTGGAGGAGAGTATTTGTCAAGACCAAATCAAAACCAACAACAAGAATATAGAAGAGTAAGAACTCCTAGAAAAGGAGAAATACCTGGAGTAGTAGAACAAATCATGGGACATGGAAAATTAAAAGTCAGATGTGCAGATGGAAACATGAGAATGACTAGAATCCCTGGAAAAATGAAAAAACGTATTTGGATTCGCGAAGGAGATGTCATTTTAGTAAAACCTTGGGATTTTCAATCTGATGAAAAAGCTGATGTGATTTGGAGATACACCAAAACTGAATCTAATTGGCTTGAAAGAAAAGGTTACCTAAAAATGTAACCATTACCTATTTTTAAACGATTTTAATGGATTCAAAAATAGCTAAAGCAGATGCAAAACATCAAAAATTACATTCTGAAAAAAGAAAAAAGGATAATTCTGAGCGAAAAGTAGGTAATGAAATTTTTGATAAATTAACTTTAGAAACTTTGTATAAATTAGCTAATCAAGGATACATTGATATATTAAATGGTGCAATAAGTACTGGAAAAGAGGCCAATGTACTTACAGGCATTGATAAAAATGAAAATTTTTTAGCTGTTAAGATTTATAGAATAGCTACTTCTGATTTTAAAAAAATGGATTATTATCTTAAAGGCGATCCAAGATTTAATATAAAAACTAAAAATAAAAGAAAAATAATTTACTCTTGGGTTACAAAAGAATTTAAAAACTTAACACGATTATATGAAGCTGGAGTTAGAGTTCCAAAAGCATTCACTAGTGCTAATAATGTTCTTTTAATTGAATTCATTGGGGATGAAACTGGAAATCCAGCTCAACCTGTTAAAAACCAACCACCTAAAAATCCTGATGAATTTTTTAATAAATTATTAGTTCAATTTAAATTATTTGTTAACGAAGCTAAACTCGTTCATGGTGATTTATCTAATTATAACATCTTAAATTTTAATGAAAAACCTGTTATTATAGATGTTTCACAATCTGTTGTTTTAGACAATCCCATTTCAAGAGAATTACTTGAAAGAGACATCAACACTATAGTTCACGAATATAGAAAATTATGTGTTAAAACTAGTTTTGAAGAAGTCTGGGAATACCTTGATTGTAAGTTTTTTAAATAAATTTAAATAAAATATTTAAAATAAATACTATAATGAGAGGTGAAAAAATATGCCAGAAACAGATTATTTGAAAATACCTCAAAATAGAGTAGGGGCATTAATTGGAAGCAATGGAAATATTAAAAAATCCATTGAAAAAGCTACTAGAACCATACTTGAAATAGATAGTAATGATGGTACTGTATATATATCACCTAGAGAAGATATGGAAGATCCATTAGGAGTTTGGAATGCAAATCACATTGTAAAAGCTATAGCTCGTGGATTTAACCCTGAAGTTGCACTTAAACTAGTTAGTGATGAAATTTACTTAGAAATTATGAAATTACCTTTATATATAGGGAAATCTAAAAACGCTCTTGCTAGATATAAAGGCAGAATTATTGGTAAAAATGGAAAAACACGTGAAATAATAATGGAAATGGCTGAAGTTGATATGGCTATTTATGGAAAAACCGTTTCATTAATAGGTGAAATGGACAATATTACGGTAGCTAAAGAAGCTATTGAAATGATCTTAAATGGATCTAGACATAAATCTGTTTATTCTTTCTTAGAACATAAAAAAGAAACATTAAAAATGAAAGAATTTAAAGAGTTAGTTGGAATCGAAGAAGATAAAATCGAATTAAAAGATGGTATCGAATTCGATGCTGAAAACATTTAGTAACAAAAATTTTTTGTTACTTATATTATTTTTTTAAAATGACTACAATATTACTATTTAATAAAAAGTAGAGTCAATATTTTAAATAATATAGTAAACTATTATATACTTTAACCAACATATATAGATAACATAGTTTAAATACTATATTTTTTGCAAAAAATTATTATTATTTTTATCTTAATTTTAGTAGCTATAGATAGGGTAATAAAAAAATATTACTTTTAAAATGATCTATAACTTAGATTAGGTATAAGATAATGAAATAATTAATAATCACAATAACCTACAAAAAAGGAGGAAAAACGTGATACAACAAGATATCGGACTCGATTGGCAGAAAGATTTTACAAGATTAACCCCATCCGAGTTTTTTAGAAAAAATAAACAAATGTTAGGATTTACTGGGAAAATCCGTTCATTAACAATTGTTTTTCACGAATTAATAACAAATAGTTTTGATGCAGCTGAGGAATCAGGAATTCTCCCAGATATTGATATTGAATTAAAACGAGTAGATAAAGAACATTATATCTTAAAACATAAAGATAACGGTCCAGGAATTCCTGAAAAATATATTATGCAAGTATACTGTACAATGTTTGCAGGATCTAAATTTAGAAACATCCAATCAAGAGGTCAACAAGGTTTAGGTTGTAGTGGTTGTGTACTACTATCTCAAATGACAACCGGTAAACCAACCCGTGTAATTTCCTGTTATAAAGATGGAGATGAACTCAAAGGAGTTAAAATGAAATTTCAAATGGATGTGAAAAAAAATACTGGAATTTTAATGGAACGTGAAGATTTCCCTTGCAAACAAACTGGAGTTTGCATTGAATTACAATTCAAAGAAGTTTCATACTCCCTTGCAGAACAAGGTGCATTTGAATACATAAGAAGAACCATGATTGGAAACCCTCATGCTAAAATTACATTTAGAGATCCGAGTGGGCACAAATACATTTTTAAAAGAGCCGCAGATGTTATTCCAGTACTTCCTCAGGAAGTATTACCTCACCCAACAGGAGTTAGTGCTGATGACTTAATGACAATGGCACAAAACACCGATAAAAGAAGATACAAAAGCATGTTAACCGCATCACTTTCAAGAATGTCAAATAAAAGAGTCGATGAAATAAGTGAATTAACTAAAATTGACATGAATAAACGTCCAAAAGACATGACTTTCTCAGAAGCAGAAACTATTGTACACTGTTTTAAGAAAATGAAATTCATGGCTCCACCAACAAATGGACTTATTCCTATTGGATCTGAACAAATTGAAAAAGGTATGAAACAAATACTAAAACCTGAATTCATCACAACAATTACTAGAAAACCTGCAACATATTCCGGAGGAGTATCATTCATTATTGAAGCAGGACTTGCATATGGTGGAGAAGCTGGAAGAGTTGTTAATGAACAAAGAAAGTCTGAAATTATGAGATTTGCTAACAGAGTTCCATTAACTTTCGATGCAGGAAGTTGTGCTATTACTGAAGCTTTAAAAAGTATTGACTGGAAACGTTATGGCCTTAAAGATTTAGATAACACACCATTAACATTATTTGTAAATATTATATCAACTCAAGTACCTTATCTTTCAACTGGTAAACAAAGTGTATCACCAGAACCTGAAATTGTTCATGAAATTAGACAAGCTACAATGAAATTAGCTCGTAAACTTCAAAAGCACATTAGGGCGAAAAAAGCAGCTAAAGAAAAAGAAAAACGTTCAAAAGTATTTGAAGATTATGTTCCTGTAATTATTGAAGAATCTGCTAAATTAGGAGAAACCGGTGTTCCAGAGTATCAAGAAGTTCTAGCTAAAGTAACTAAAAGAGCGCTTGCAGAGTTACTTGGTGAAAAAATCGAGGAAGAAGAGGAAGAAGAAGAACTTGATGCAATCATCATGGAAGAATTTGATGAACGTGGACATAGCGTTGATAGTGCATTAGATGAATATGATGCAGACAGGTGATTAAATGACTGATGAAGTAAAACAACAAGAAAAATCTCATAAAGAATTAAGAAAAGAATACACTTTTAATAAATTAAAAGGATTAGGTCAAGAAATCATTGAGGAAATTGAAAAAAATAAAGTTCCTTCTATTAGAGTACCTTCCCGTGGTACTGGAAATATTGTTTATGATGATGCTAAAAGATATTATATCTTAGGCGATAGATACGGAAAAAGATCATTAGGTAATGTTAAGCAAATTAGAAAATTAGGACAAATGGTCTATGTAGCTAATTTCTGTAAAGATTTAGTATCAAGAGAAAAAACAGCAACTATCAGGGAAATGTATTATGTTTCTGAAGGTTGGGGAATTAGTTTTAAAACACAACAAGAATCTAACATTGTTGGAGAAGATTTAGAAGTAACGCTTGGAACTACAAGGGAAGATTTAGGATTAATGCCTGAGGAAGACGGGGCATCAGTATATGGAGACATTACATTATTAGATGATGATGTGGAAATTAATGCTTCAAAAGCAGGGAAATCCGGTTATACTATTTCACCAACTATTGACCAAGTAGAATTCTTAGATTGTGGTGTGGAAAGAGTCATTGCAGTGGAAACAATGGGGATGTTCCACAGAATGGTTCAAGAAAATGCGCATAAACGATTTAATACTTTAATTGTCGGATTAAAAGGACAAGCTGCTCGTGCTACAAGAAGATTCATTAAAAGGGTAAATGAAGAATTAGGTTTACCTGTTTATATTTGTAACGACGGAGACCCCTGGGGGTTCCACATTGCACAAGTAATTATTTCAGGAAGTGCTAAATTAGCTCATGTTAATCACGATTTAGCTACTCCTGATGCTAAATTTATGGGTGTTACAGCATCAGATATTATTAACTATGATTTACCAACTGATAAGCTCAAAGATGTCGATGTCATGAGATTAAAAGAATTATCTAAAGATCCAAGATACAAAAGTGATTTCTGGCAAACAGAAATTAAAAAGATGCTTAAGATTGGTAAAAAAGCAGAACAGCAATCTTTTTCAAAATATGGGCTTGAATATGTTGTAGACACATATTTCCCACAAAAATTAGAAGAATTGGAAAATTAAATTTAAATTTTCATTCTTATTTTTTATTTTTAAAAAATCACCATCAAAACATTTATATGCATCCAGACTACATATACCCCAATAGGTATAGGATGTGTTATTTTGAAAAAATGTATGGATTCAGAAAATATTCATAGAAGAATCAAAAAAATAATAGGTCAATTAAATGCTATTGATCGTATGATTGATGAAGATATCCCTTGTGAACAAATATTAATGCAAATTAATGCTTCTAAATCAGCATTACACAAAGTAGGGCATATCATTGTTGAAGGACATTTAGAACATTGTATTAAAGAATCTATTGAATCTAATAATTCTGATGATGCAATAAATGATTTTTCATCAATATTAGAATATTACTCCAGATTATAATTTTTTTTAAAATAATTATATACCAATACAGGTATAGCCATACATAGGGGTTGTAAGAAATGAATTTAAAATTTGGCAAAAAAGAAAAAATTGATATTATCAAAATAAGTATCTCCACAATAACATTGATTGGAAGTTTTTTACTATTAATAGATTATTTATCTTTAGTACCAATTATCCTCTGTGGAATTCCAATATTTAAAGAGTGTATTGAAAAATTAATAAAAGAACACGATATAAAAGCAGATTTATTAATAACAATAGCAATTATTGCTTCGATAATTATTGGAGAAACATTTGCAGCTGGAGAAATTGCAACAATAATGGCTATTGGAGGATTTTTAGAAGAATATACTGTATCAAAAACACAATTAAAAATAAAAGAATTAGTAAATCTAACTCCACAAAAAGCAACTAGAATAAAAAATGGAATTGAAGAAAAAATTAATGCTGAAGATATCCAAATTGGAGATATTTTAAAAGTGTTGCCAGGAGAAACAATAGCTAGTGATGGTGTAATTTTAAATGGTGAAACATCAATTAACCAAGCTACAATAACAGGAGAATCTTTACCATTAAATAAAACAAAAGGTGATGAAGTATATAGTGGAACAATAAATGAATATGGTTCATTTACAATGAAAACAACTAAAAAAAGTAAAGATAGTTCGTTTCAAAGACTAGTTAAGTTAATTGAATCATCAAAACCAGAAAATGCAAAAATTGTTAAAACAGCAGATAAATGGGCAACTTGGATTGTGATAATAGCATTTACAGCAAGCATTTTAACCTTTATAGTAACAGGTGAAATAACAAGATCAGTGACTATTTTAGTTGTTTTTTGTCCATGCGCATTAGTGCTAGCTACACCCGTTGCAATCATGGCGGCAATCGGAAATTTAACAAAATATGGTATTTTAGTTAAAGATGGAAACTCCTTTGAAGAACTATCAAAAGTAAAGGAATTAATATTTGATAAAACAGGAACACTAACTCATGGAACCCCAAAAATTGTTAAAATTATTAGTGATGATGAAGAAGAAATGATGGAATTATTAACTTCAGTAGAAAGTAAATCAGAACATCCCATTGCAAAAAGTATTGTTAAATATAGTGAAAATAAAGATTTAAAAGAAGTTTCGAATTTTAAAATTGATGTTGGTAAAGGAATAACCGGCATGATAGATGGAGATGAAATATGTGCTGGTAATTTAAAATATCTTAAAGAAAAAAACATTACACCAAAATTTATTGATGAAAATGATTTGAATGTTGAAATCTATGTTTCAAAAAATAAAGAAGTTATTGGAAAAGTTATCCTCAAAGACACATTGCGTGAAAGTTCCAAAAAAACAATAAACATGTTAAAAAAATTAAACATAAAAACCACATTATTAACAGGAGATAATGAAAAAACTGGGCTGAAAATTGCTCGAGAAGTAAATGTTTCCAATGCTCATTATAATTGTTTGCCAGAAGATAAATTAAAATATATCAAAGAAAAACAACTTGAAAATAATAAAATAGCCATGATTGGTGACGGAATAAATGATGCTCCTTCATTAAAAAAAGCAAATGTAGGTATAGCAATGGGTAAAATTGGAAGCGATATAACAATAAACACTGCAGATATTACATTAATAAATGATAACCTTAAAGATATTCCCCAACTAATAGCTATTTCTAGAAAAACTATAAAAACAATTAATATAAGTATTGGATTTGCAATTACTTTAAATGTATTAGCTATGATATTAGCTATTTTAAATATTATATGTCCAATTGAAGGAGCTTTAATTCATAATATTGGTTCTATAATAGTTATATCATACTCAACAAAGTTAATTAACTATAAACTACACTTAAATGAACCTCAAAAAAATGAAAATACTATAATTTAGTTAAAACTAAAAGTTTAAATAATCCTATTTGAAAATACTAGTACATAAATATAAATTATAGGAGATGAAACTTATGGCAATTGAAGAAAAAGAAATTAAAGTCGTAGGAATGCATTGTAACTCATGTGTAAATGCTGTTCAACTTTCATTAACTGATATTGATGGTGTTGAAGATGCAAAAGCTGATTTAGACAGCGGGATTACAAAAATAACCTTAGATACCGATAAAGTAACTGATGCTGATTTAACTGAAGCAGTTGAAGAAGCAGGATTCGATGTAGAATAAATCTACATTTATTTTTTTTCTTTTTTTAAACTTTTAAACCCATTTTAAAATATTAAATTATAAATAACTTAAACAATAAAATTTAATCCACATAAGAGATTTTTTTTATAAAAGGGATTAAAATGAAATCTGTTGCAATTAATGGATATGGAACCATAGGTAAGAGAGTGGCCGATGCAGTGGCTGCTCAGGACGATATGAAAATAATTGGAGTTAGTAAAACTAGACCAAATTATGAAGCAAGAACAGCTGTTGAAGAAAAAGGATATGATTTATATATTGGAATTCCTGAAAAAGAACAACTATTTAAAGATGCGGGTATTGAAATTGCAGGAACAGTAGAAAATATGATTCAAGAAGCCGATGTTGTTGTAGATTGTACTCCTGGAAGTATTGGACCTCAAAATCTTGAAATGTATAAAAAAGCTGGCATAAAAGCTATTTATCAAGGTGGAGAAGATCATGAATTAACAGGCCTTTCATTTAATGCTATTTCCAATTATGATGATTCGTATGGTGCAGATTATACCAGAGTAGTTTCTTGTAATACTACTGGTCTTACACGAACATTATATACTATTGATAAAATTGCAGATATTAAAAAAGCTAGGGCAGTGATGGTTAGAAGAGGATCAGACCCATCTGAAGTTAAAAAAGGCCCAATTAACTCAATTGTACCTAATCCTCCAACTGTACCATCACATCATGGCCCAGATGTAAAAACTGTTATGAATAGAATTGATGTGACCACAATGGCGCTTCTTGTACCTACAACTTTAATGCACCAACACAATATTATGGTTGAAATCAACAACAATGTTGAAACTGAAGACATTGTTGAAGCATTAGAAAAACGTTCAAGAGTGCTTGTTATTGATGCATCAGAAGGTTTAGGCTCAACTGCAGAGTTAATGGAATATGCTAAAGAATTAGGAAGAAATAGAAATGATTTATATGAAATTCCTGTATGGAGAGAAT belongs to Methanobrevibacter oralis and includes:
- a CDS encoding GyrI-like domain-containing protein, which codes for MDSEVKIIPDQKLAVINYKGPIEDLDILVSKLVGWVDAEEIKTNGEPFIVYYSPRHDVNEGDAVFDVGIVLEEDVDEKDIIRVVDLFEHKVLSGRHYGSIDNILDTYKELVEISQKNNYDIIGSPKEVLIKSFYNCDDEKEFVTEIQLPIIEM
- a CDS encoding KH domain-containing protein, whose product is MPETDYLKIPQNRVGALIGSNGNIKKSIEKATRTILEIDSNDGTVYISPREDMEDPLGVWNANHIVKAIARGFNPEVALKLVSDEIYLEIMKLPLYIGKSKNALARYKGRIIGKNGKTREIIMEMAEVDMAIYGKTVSLIGEMDNITVAKEAIEMILNGSRHKSVYSFLEHKKETLKMKEFKELVGIEEDKIELKDGIEFDAENI
- the top6B gene encoding DNA topoisomerase VI subunit B; amino-acid sequence: MIQQDIGLDWQKDFTRLTPSEFFRKNKQMLGFTGKIRSLTIVFHELITNSFDAAEESGILPDIDIELKRVDKEHYILKHKDNGPGIPEKYIMQVYCTMFAGSKFRNIQSRGQQGLGCSGCVLLSQMTTGKPTRVISCYKDGDELKGVKMKFQMDVKKNTGILMEREDFPCKQTGVCIELQFKEVSYSLAEQGAFEYIRRTMIGNPHAKITFRDPSGHKYIFKRAADVIPVLPQEVLPHPTGVSADDLMTMAQNTDKRRYKSMLTASLSRMSNKRVDEISELTKIDMNKRPKDMTFSEAETIVHCFKKMKFMAPPTNGLIPIGSEQIEKGMKQILKPEFITTITRKPATYSGGVSFIIEAGLAYGGEAGRVVNEQRKSEIMRFANRVPLTFDAGSCAITEALKSIDWKRYGLKDLDNTPLTLFVNIISTQVPYLSTGKQSVSPEPEIVHEIRQATMKLARKLQKHIRAKKAAKEKEKRSKVFEDYVPVIIEESAKLGETGVPEYQEVLAKVTKRALAELLGEKIEEEEEEEELDAIIMEEFDERGHSVDSALDEYDADR
- a CDS encoding molybdenum cofactor synthesis domain-containing protein — translated: MGVEFLKIKECDDALNIIQDLFDENYNFLSEEISCSEAYGRILYEDVYSRIDFPPFDKALKDGFAILSEDSFGASEENPNTLDVIDFLEAGSTTDKVVEKGKCIEISTGAALPEGSDAIVMVEYCEKFDDKVNLLTTATPSQDVASKGSDIKEGNLILKKGDFLNPGKIGVLLSQGFENIEVFKKPTVGVISSGNEVTMQSEELTHGKIYDVNGNMIKNAAISCGANAEFLGIVQDDYKLVKENIINALDEVDILLCSGGTSAGQGDVMRTVLDELGEVYVHGISVQPGKPTIVAVVNGKVVIGLPGNPVSALMIFNVFVAQALTKLSGINKEFENKIVKGKMTRRIHSPVGRMQYQLVKVDGENVHPIFKDSGAIFSLSTADGYVKVPKSVEILDEGENVEVYLFN
- a CDS encoding right-handed parallel beta-helix repeat-containing protein; translated protein: MFKNFSKILIFLLFFVFLTVSTVSAEDNVTGDIGLNEENSNYLEIQDIDNSVLGNSESNNTLKASSSTFKDLQNIINNAHIGDTITLNKDYTYTTGDSPIFIGKSITIDGKNHIIDGKLATRILKIDGKHVTIKNIKFINAKNTDTDWGSAIDWYGDYANLQYCSFNNNQGTKLGGVVYLHGTNGKISHCYFNNNKANNYGGAVRWGGDNGFLSGCSFNNNTARGYGGAVYWYGANGFLSGCSFNNNTAYYGGAVHWHGANGFLSGCSFNNNTAEHGGAVYWTGNNGKLNGCSFNNNTARGYGGAVYWAWNNGKLNGCSFNNNHADYGGAVSWYGDNGFLSGCSFNNNTAQEDGGAVRWWGGG
- a CDS encoding serine protein kinase RIO, which translates into the protein MDSKIAKADAKHQKLHSEKRKKDNSERKVGNEIFDKLTLETLYKLANQGYIDILNGAISTGKEANVLTGIDKNENFLAVKIYRIATSDFKKMDYYLKGDPRFNIKTKNKRKIIYSWVTKEFKNLTRLYEAGVRVPKAFTSANNVLLIEFIGDETGNPAQPVKNQPPKNPDEFFNKLLVQFKLFVNEAKLVHGDLSNYNILNFNEKPVIIDVSQSVVLDNPISRELLERDINTIVHEYRKLCVKTSFEEVWEYLDCKFFK
- the eif1A gene encoding translation initiation factor eIF-1A, whose translation is MSRPNQNQQQEYRRVRTPRKGEIPGVVEQIMGHGKLKVRCADGNMRMTRIPGKMKKRIWIREGDVILVKPWDFQSDEKADVIWRYTKTESNWLERKGYLKM